The window TGAGTAGATCCCGGTTGAGGGGCGGAGTGGATCCCAGTTGAGGGGCTGAGTAGATCCCGGTTGAGGGGCTGAGTAGATCCCGGTTGAGGGGCTGAGTAGATCCCGGTTTAGGGGCTGAGTAGATCCCGGTTGAGGGGCTGAGTAGATCCCGGTTGAGGGGCTGAGTAGATCCCGGTTGAGGGGGCTGATGTAGATCCCGGTTGAGGGGCTGAGTAGATCCCGGTTGAGGGGGCTGATGTAGATCCCGGTTGAGGGGCTGAGTAGATCCCGGTTGAGGGGGCTGATGTAGATCCCGGTTGAGGGGCTGAGTAGATCCCGGTTGAGGGGTccaatcaatattttattctgtatatttattttaagGATCAAGATGATGATTGTAAACGTAAAGTTGTTATCGGAATTTGTGCAATGGCTAAAAAATCTCATTCTCAACCGATGCGCGAGATTCTCGAACGTCTCGAGAGGTTTCCGTACATATCGATACTGGTATTCGATGAACAGGTCGTTTTGAGTGAACCGGTCGACCGGTGGCCGGTCGTCGACTGTTTAATATCGTTCTATTCGAAAGGGTTCTGTTTGGATAAAGCTATAGAATACGAGAGACATTGTAAACCATACGTTATCAATGATTTACCGATGCAGTATCAAATCATGGACAGGTAAGTTTGTATTAGATCAGTTTTAAAAGTGTTCGCGGTGATGAGAGAGTGTTGTCGAGATATTAGTTTTAAAAGTGTCCCCGGTGATGAGAGAGTGTTGTCGAGATATTAGTTTTAAAAGTGTCCCCGGTGATGAGAGAGTGTTGTCGAGATATTAGTTTTAAAAGTGTCCCCGGTGATGAGAGTGTGTTGTCGAGATATTAGTTTTTAAAGTGTCCCCGGTGATGAGAGAGTGTTGTCGagatatcagttttaaaagtGTCCCCGGTGATGAGAGAGTGTTGTCGAGATATTAGTTTTTAAAGTGTCCCCGGTGATGAGAGAGTGTTGTCGagatatcagttttaaaagtGTCCCCGGTGATGAGAGAGTGTTGTCGagatatcagttttaaaagtGTCCCCGGTGATGAGAGATTGTTGTCGagatatcagttttaaaagtGTCCCCGGTGATGAGAGAGTGTTGTCGagatatcagttttaaaagtGTCCCCGGTGATGAGAGAGTGTTGTCGagatatcagttttaaaagtGTCCCCGGTGAGGAGAGAGTGTTGTCGagatatcagttttaaaagtGTCCCCGGTGAGGAGAGAGTGTTGTCGagatatcagttttaaaagtTCCGGGTGATGAGAGAGTGTTGTCGagatatcagttttaaaagtGTCCCCGGTGATGAGAGAGTGTTGTCGagatatcagttttaaaagtGTCCCCGGTGATGAGAGAGTGTTGTCGagatatcagttttaaaagtGTCCCCGGTGATGAGAGAGTGTTGTCGagatatcagttttaaaagtGTCCCCGGTGATGAGAGAGTGTTGTCGagatatcagttttaaaagtGTCCCCGGTGATGAGAGAGTGTTGTCGagatatcagttttaaaagtGTCCCCGGTGATGAGAGAGTGTTGTCGagatatcagttttaaaagtGTCCCCGGTGATGAGAGAGTGTTGTCGagatatcagttttaaaagtGTCCCCGGTGATGAGAGAGTGTTGTCGagatatcagttttaaaagtGTCCCCGGTGATGAGAGAGTGTTGTCGagatatcagttttaaaagtGTCCCCGGTGATGAGAGAGTGTTGTCGagatatcagttttaaaagtGTCCCCGGTGATGAGAGAGTGTTGTCGagatatcagttttaaaagtGTCCCCGGTGATGAGAGAGTGTTGTCGagatatcagttttaaaagtGTCCCTGGTGATGAGAGAGTGTTGTCAGTTTGATTTAATTGTATTCTCTGCAGACGGACGGTTTATAAGATTCTACGACGAAACGGAATCCCGCATCCTCGATTCGAAATTCTGAATCGTCGCGAAGACCAACCAGGAAGTGAGTACACTGATCTAGTAGTACCCTAATACATCCTCAGAGTACCCTAATACATCCTCAGAGTACCCTAATACATCCTCAGAGTACCCTAATACATCCTCAGAGTACCCTTATACATCCTCAGAGTACCCTTATACATCCTCAGAGTACCCTAATACATCCTCAGAGTACCCTAATACATCCTCAGAGTACCCTTATACATCCTCAGAGTACCCTTATACATCCTCAGAGTACCCTTATACATCCTCAGAGTACCCTAATACATCCTCAGAGTACCCTAATACATCCTCAGAGTACCCTAATACATCCTCAGAGTACCCTAATACATCCTCAGAGTACCCTTATACATCCTCAGAGTACCCTAATACATCCTCAGAGTAGCCTAATACATCCTCAGAGTACCCTAATACATCCTCAGAGTACCCTTATACTCCCCTCACTGAAGATCTGTATTATTTTCAGCTTGCATTCCCGGATGTTCATTGGTTGAATCCGATGATCATATCGAGGTCAATGGCGTCGTGTTTCACAAACCGTTTGTTGAGAAACCGGTTTCCGCTGAGGAtcataatgtatttatatatttcccgACAAGCGCTGGTGGCGGCAGTCAGAGATTATTCAGAAAGGTGCGTGCACGAACAACCAAACACCTGAATAGGGACACTTTAAAGTTAACGTAAAGtttttgaaaagttattaATCCTTGTAGAAAAGATGTctacctccataaatccccctatgacatcatctaattGTCTACTactgatttgatctatagacccTTCTAGTGTCTGccttcataaatccccctatgacatcatcaaattgtctactactgatttgatctatagacacttctagaaaagatgtctgtctaaataaatccccctatgacatcatctaattGTCTTCTAGTGATAAGATCTATAGatacttctagaaaagatgtctgcctctatagatccccctatgacatcataatgGTTGTAAGTTATCTATTACAGATTGGTAGTAGAAGCAGTGTTTATTCACCGGTCAGTCGAGTCAGGAAAACTGGGTCGTTCATTTACGAGGATTTCATGCCGACAGACGGAACCGACGTAAAGGTAAAAACCGGATTCGGACTTCATCTCTCGTACTAGAGCCAGTTCTACAGTCCAGTACCAAGTTCTAGTGATTGAACTGCAGTAGCTGTTGAAGCTGGTAATAATTGAACGGTTTCTCGGTTACAGGTATATACAGTAGGACCGGAATACGCTCACGCCGAGGCTCGTAAATCTCCGGCCCTCGACGGTAAAGTCGAACGCGACCACAACGGGAAAGAGGTTCGTTACCCGGTGATACTCAGCGGACCGGAGAAAACAATGGCGCGTAAAGTCAGCCTCGCTTTCACTGTAAGTACTACGACATCTAGGGAAGGGTTGATTAAGAGCAAGTGTCTATAtatgtctctctctctctgcgtTTCAGCAAACAGTTTGTGGTTTTGATTTACTACGAGCGAACGGAGAATCGTTTGTCTGCGACGTCAACGGTTTCAGCTTCGTTAAAAACAGTCAGAAATATTACGACGACTGCGCAAAAATTCTCGGGTGAGTTGAACATTCTCAAGTGAGAGTTTAACATTAATCAGGTGAGAGTTGAACATTAATCAGAGGAGAGTTGATGATTCTTGGGTGAGAGTTGAAAATTCTCGGCTGAGTTTCACTTTGATTAAGCCACTAGtagaactgttattgttaaggcattgatttgatttttaggAATATGGCAATGCGTAAAATGGCGCCACAATTATCGATACCATGGTCAATAACGTTTCAGCCGGAGGATATACCTATAGTACCGACTACTTACGGCACAATGTACGTCTCAAATATCAATATCGAATCTCAAAATGTGACGAGTAGTTTtaagaatttgatattttacccGTTACATTGTGGTGATATTTCAGGATGGAATTGCGTTGCGTAATCGCTGTTATACGTCACGGAGATCGAAccccgaaacagaaaatgaaaatggagGTCAAGCATAAAAAGTGAGTGAAATATAACACGATGGCGCCACTTACCCGGTGATCAGGGAGAAGTTCGGGAATCTTTCTTTTCATTAATTAAAGTCTGGGAATTTTGTAGAAAAGCtgaaaatcagagaaatttgttGAAATCATGGGTGAAATCAAACAGTATCCAtttatgtttttatatttgtgttaattgattggattctgagtagatcagggaaaacaatgtgGATGTCAGGGAATAATCGAGTCGAAATAAAGTGGCCCCCAAACCGGGTCCTACTGGTCGTGATTGTtgatgttttgtaatttttgctTTTTCTCGATAGATTTTTCGAACTATTCGAAAAATATGACGGCTACAAGAACGGCCATCTTAAACTGAAACGGCCGCGTCAGTTACAGGAAGTACTCGATATCGCTCGGTCGTTGCTAGCGGAGATCGATCAGAACTCGGCTCCGGAGATTGAAGAGAAACGATCGAAACTCGAACAGTTAAAGGCCGTTCTAGAAATGTACGGACATTTCTCCGGAATCAATCGTAAGGTGCAGTTAAAATATCAACCACAAGGTCGTCCGCGAAGGTCATCCAGTGACGACGGTACGTTGTATTTCAcatgaatccccctatgacatcatcgaactGATACTAGCCTTTGTACTATTTATCcatctagaaaagatgtctgccttcatgaatccccctatgacatcatcaaattgactAATAATGATTTGATCTGCCCTTCTAGGAAAGATGTCTGCTAGCATacatccccctatgacatcattaacaAATAGGCAACTTTGCAATTTGATTTATACTGGTGTAGTAGATCTTTAGACCCATACCGGTCtatcgatgatgtcatagggggtaTTTAATGCCGGATTTTAGTGTATTCTACTATTTTACAGACAACACTATTTGGTGGAGCAGTACTAGTGATGATGGTATGTCTATTGTCTCCGCTGCAATCAATCAAAACTCAACCGAATAAACAACAATCACTTTTTTTCGATCTTCGCTTTGCGTGCTTTTTATTTTATCGATCCTAAAAATTCAGTCaattttctttcttaaatCTAGACCTGGTTTTAGAGAGATTTTACGGACAGTAGCCTAACTAAAATAGATCTAAATTCAAGAGCTTTGTACCCCCTCCTCTGATCATCATTATCACAGGATTTGATCTTTCTTGTAGTGGAACTAGTGTTCTACTGTTGAGCTCAGTATGGGCCAGTCGTCAATAACTAGAATATgcttaaactggtcttcaATCTAAAcctgactgtgcaactgatgTGAAATTCAGATACTTAGATTAAATCTTGACTTCCGAACCCGAGTcaattgctcaaaagttgctTAACCATCAGACCGAAGTTACCCCTTGGAGTAAACCCTTTAACCAGGGCCAATTTTTCATAACTCAATCTTGAGTGAGTTCCACAAATACCATTGTTGCAATGCTATTTCAATCATTACTATGGCATTTATACACTTGTTAaatttaaccaacttttgagcaactgcagcgcCCCCTGCGTGACAACCACAAACACCGTAGCGTAACAATGATAAACTATGGTTATAATTGATGATTCCCAGAGATTATTTTGGCCAGATATCCATTCAGttttaatcagttttatcCCCTGGTTTAATTCGAACCCGTTTTTGAGAGTAACTGATTCTAATTTCGAGAGTGATATTTCTATGTATTTCAGATTCTCCTCGTGAGCCGTCGttggtattgatattgaaatgggGCGGTGAATTAACGCCGGCCGGACGCGTACAAGCTGAAGAACTGGGCAAAGCGTTTCGTTGCATGTACCCTGGCGGTGAGGGTAAGAATTAATAGACATATATCATACCGTTTACGCATTGCCACATTGTTATCGCTACGGCAACCGgcatatttatttaaacgGAAAGTTGCGGTCCACGGCACACGAGAGTACAAGAGGTCAGTTTCACCTTGGAAttatcaaatgattactccaaggctTCACAGACGAGATTTAACACCGgtttaagctcattttagttctacgGCCAGTCTAACGAcgttaagaccagtctaaacatAGTTTTCTTACTAATCTTACAAATTCAGACCAGTGAAACATGTGTTGGACTGTGAATCGACCCCTCTCCGTTGTGCTGTGGGTTTTTTGAAGTTCCTCTATGCCGGTTGTCGTCTAATAAAGCACTTTCTACTAGTGTGTGATGATTTCTCTAATAAGCACTGCCGCCGGAGATGATGATGGCTGACATCttgtttttgaagttttgCCCCATTACACTAAGACTTCACCAGTCTTTTCTGCAATGCAACTAATAGTCACATCTTCCTTACTAGATCTGTTGCtttctattcaaatatttgactggggggggggggggtaaggGTAAGGGGAGAGGTAGTAGCATCACTAAGTGAagacttagatttaagactagTCGTAGTCTGTCATGATCTAATGTGGCACTTAGGGCCTAGTTGCACAGTCTTGACTTAAAGTCCAAAATGGTCTTGAAATCTTAAGACCTGTCTTAAGTTCCTAGATTAGGTATAGAAGTAAGACTGTCTTAGACTGGAGTTAAATCCCGTACAGCTGAGCCCCTGAATTCAAGATTTTAAgtctattcaaaatctgaaacCAGAACTAGAAATGAGAAATGCAGAAACAGTTTGGCAATGTTCAAGAATTGATATTGTCTGttaaaattcttttgaaaaaagtgtTTCTTTTATTCGAAATGTTTTGCATGAATTACGCTATCGTTGTTACTCGCTGCTCCCTGGCAAACTGAAACTATTAAATACTCGCTGCTCCCTGATACTTATATTAATGAAAGTGTTATTGGTGGAATGGAATAGtttgaatttaaaatctttagatTCTGCCGATGAATTGATAGCTGGacgtatttaaaaaaaagtttttttttgggaGCGCGGCCTTCAGTTATCCATGATTTAGTGTTGGATTTATCGTTTTATCACAGGCGACTACGGACATTCTCCGGGACTCGGGTTGCTACGGTTACACAGTACGTATCGTCACGATCTGAAGATTTACGCGTCCGACGAAGGTCGTGTTCAGATGACCGCAGCAGCATTCGCGAAggtaatcatcatcatttctCCGCTCGCCGGGAGCGGTCAGTAGCATGCAAACTGgtgccacctggtggatccccACTTGCctcaagtggaatcctctattgccgcagtagttgatgtcctactgcacactagcgacacctggtggatcctcacttgccacacgtggaatcctctattgtcgCAAATGTTgatatcctactgcacactaacgacacctggtggatacTCTATTGCTTGATTGGTGGATCTCTCTCTGATTGGAGTGTTTGTATTATTTTGCAGGGTTTGCTCGCTCTCGAAGGTGAATTGACTCCGATTCTAGTTCAAATGGTAAAATCAGCGAACACGAATGGTTTACTGGACAACGACAATATCAGTTTATCTAAATATCAGAATCAGTAAGTTCTTCCACTAACGAGATACACAGCAGGTAGTGGACGGGAAAGTGGAAATTTGTTTAAATATGTCATCCATTTCCGGGTATTATTTCGTTTTAAGTGAATTGAGAGAAAGAAAAAGTTGcgatttttggaaaaataaaattgtcgTTTCTACATAAATTTGTGAATAATTTCAGAACGGATGATAATAGATTCATGTATGTATCTAGAATGCACTTGATTCTCATTAGAGATTTGTTAAGGATGTGTAGTGATAGGGGAATGGGGGAGGGGGTGTATAGATTGGGAGTGTGGGGAGTAGTGATAGGGAAGAGGAGTGTGGAGTAGTGATATGGGGAATGGGGGAAGGGAGGATTGATGGGGAGTGGGGGAGTAGTGACAGGAGTGGGGGGAGTAGTGAAAGGGGAGCCAACACAGATCTCCTATAAGTCTCTAGTGAGGATCGTAATCTTTATAGGAATATCTCAGCAAACTGATTGATGCAATGCATGAGAAACTGGGTCCTGACAAGATGGCCGCTTCCTtagaatccccctatgacatcatactGGTCGAAGCAATAATTGtaattcataatttcaatGGTATTCTAAggtattttgatgatgatgtcattggggGGATTTATGGTGGCAGTTATCTTTTCAGGAATTTGATAATGttgatgtcataggtggattTTATGCGGGCAGCCATCTTGTCTGGAAGGCGGGGTCTAGTGCATTTTACTTGTACCGGTATTGTACGTCTGCGTGAAACAGAACTATTGTATTTCTACGCCAAAAAAATATCTGAGAAAAGACTTTCGAAAAATGCTAAAATGCTTGTTATTTTCTTGATGCAGCGCGAGCAGACGTTCGTCAGCGGACGTGAAAATTGTTTCCAGAAATTTAAGATCATTCAGGCCCTTTTTAATTGTGCTctcctaaaatagaaataatttaatatcactttcaattatactgtgttcgAAAGTTTTGGCCCTAAATCTTACTGTTTCTGGTCGCAACAGAAATTTCCCATGGAGAATAATCTTCTGTTCGAGCCCAATTGAAAAGTGCCTTAATTATTTGCATGTGTACAAGAAATTCTGCTTGTCTATGTGTTTCATCCATTGAGTCATGGCCCCGGGTCACGGCCCGCGGATCGCGATGGGCAATGATTTTCAAGGcaattttctgttttattcAGAGCTAAAGAAACTCTACGCGAGATGCTTCACGTTGATAGTGATTTCAGTAATAAACAGTCGTATGATAAGGTTTGTATTGTTCGAGATACACAGCTCAGTTAAACAGTCATTAAGACTTCTGTGCAAAAGATGTCTttgaatcttaagactggtttctctaagttgttagattaacTATAGAACTAGgttgagcttagactggtgtctcttaagttgttaaattaactatagaactaagatgagcttagactggtcagaatattaattattcaACCGGCAAGAGCTCCCTTTTAGATCGACAGTTCAAGTAAAGTTCATTTAGAACCGTAAGAGATTGAAATAtgtgttgttttgtttttcagttggCCCCGACCGGTAGCATGGCTCTCATCAACGCTATGCAGTTCGTTAAGAATCCGTTCCAGGCTTGTAAACTGCTTTATGAGTTAATACGAAAACTGAACGCTAGAATCCGCACTTTAAAACAAGACCCAGCCAGTAGAGGTGAGTACAGGGGGCCAGCCAGTACCAGTGAGTAAGGGTTAGTATAGGGGTCAGCCAGTAGAGGTTAGTGGGAGTGTTGGCCAGCCAGCAGGGGTTACTACACAGGGTCAGCCAGTCAGGGTAGTGGTAAGTACTGGGGGTCAGCCAACTAGTAAGGTTTAGTACTTTGGGTTTATTCAATAATTGgtaaaaaaaagttgaaacAATTCATCTGTTCGTTCTCTAACattaatctgaaaaaaatagatatctCACTGTTGTCGATGTTTATTTGCACAGATCTGAAACTGTATCACGGTGAAACCTGGGAACTGATGACTCGTCGATGGAGTAAACTAGAGAAAGATTTCATGCAGAAAAACAATCGTTTTGCAATCTCTAAAATTCCCGATATTTACGATTGTATAAAATACGATCTGCAGCACAATCAATCAGTTTTACAGTTCGATCAGGCAGATGAACTACATACGTAT is drawn from Tubulanus polymorphus chromosome 10, tnTubPoly1.2, whole genome shotgun sequence and contains these coding sequences:
- the LOC141911724 gene encoding inositol hexakisphosphate and diphosphoinositol-pentakisphosphate kinase 2-like — translated: MIDGQEVAGGLAGDQASFYIGGGEDQDDDCKRKVVIGICAMAKKSHSQPMREILERLERFPYISILVFDEQVVLSEPVDRWPVVDCLISFYSKGFCLDKAIEYERHCKPYVINDLPMQYQIMDRRTVYKILRRNGIPHPRFEILNRREDQPGTCIPGCSLVESDDHIEVNGVVFHKPFVEKPVSAEDHNVFIYFPTSAGGGSQRLFRKIGSRSSVYSPVSRVRKTGSFIYEDFMPTDGTDVKVYTVGPEYAHAEARKSPALDGKVERDHNGKEVRYPVILSGPEKTMARKVSLAFTQTVCGFDLLRANGESFVCDVNGFSFVKNSQKYYDDCAKILGNMAMRKMAPQLSIPWSITFQPEDIPIVPTTYGTMMELRCVIAVIRHGDRTPKQKMKMEVKHKKFFELFEKYDGYKNGHLKLKRPRQLQEVLDIARSLLAEIDQNSAPEIEEKRSKLEQLKAVLEMYGHFSGINRKVQLKYQPQGRPRRSSSDDDSPREPSLVLILKWGGELTPAGRVQAEELGKAFRCMYPGGEGDYGHSPGLGLLRLHSTYRHDLKIYASDEGRVQMTAAAFAKGLLALEGELTPILVQMVKSANTNGLLDNDNISLSKYQNQAKETLREMLHVDSDFSNKQSYDKLAPTGSMALINAMQFVKNPFQACKLLYELIRKLNARIRTLKQDPASRDLKLYHGETWELMTRRWSKLEKDFMQKNNRFAISKIPDIYDCIKYDLQHNQSVLQFDQADELHTYSKALADLIIPQEYGVTMEQKIQIAQSICTPLLRKIKGDLQRNIDEESTRLDTRYSTSVLTPGRHVRTRLYFTSESHIHSLLTLIRYGGLCNNQNDPQWLRAMDYVSATSELNYMTQIVIMMYEDPNKDPSSDDRFHVELHFSPGAQTCETDPKYPLGFGYRPQGIDRGKRTTSKSSQSNQNASTCKDSSDIKKVRIISPSVTPDDDSDVTSAAAAIDDDDPVDDDDSDDDEGPEVAPIATPPRSPPVLFSETSRDILLGSGPAGSTGPAGSTGPVCRSIAEHSETNVSEDESSDRRNKQQRKMSNPICIKNSQTSKTRVKSNEDSNMTAKEQSSSATRSQSFEEKHSRSFEETHKSEKSKEDRKQKDGGDTDEADGFSDECGDRVPRDIHQVNVQLSKVFKKRRHSTPPSIVKRPIIPYADGDSKDIYVHIPSLMQGHRHSFAALFASSYSSERHQKGENLEQCLRRVWSTSGFRGATTARNLISTQVISGSASAPNLIEYKQQMLDRQYGQEARVPAIRPLETLHNSLTLRQMELFLDSLIKHTPIPTPVSSPRQQPSTPVTYCAPKITSKTSMMLQFPSSNSGKSELSSSNSSAGPSSPTLCSNAEDIALRLRQLMETSQSQDSNYNSSQSEASAGSLSTQTSQDSNQGNSSNVSSTFND